In the Mytilus trossulus isolate FHL-02 chromosome 1, PNRI_Mtr1.1.1.hap1, whole genome shotgun sequence genome, one interval contains:
- the LOC134723402 gene encoding SLIT-ROBO Rho GTPase-activating protein 3-like isoform X7, which yields MRPLKSSDIRNQLNEQLRCLENRLEIQVAMVQEIQEFFRRKAEVELEYSRNLEKLVKSTKLRHRQEKQKREHWSLFSTFTCWQQLLDITKKESRDHGSYGDVCNNQLAHRLGDIIDNSRRIFNRCKNVGDESHEEIMKALTELQSAMKTYHAYQSDSKSAEAKLKTVETQKAKLEQQLAGKNATSNRKLKSFNRQTEKRETKYMDNKKKALKARNDYLLGIESANASINRYFADDCSDLMDCMDFGYHNSVRCSMLVYQSCHKNLAKGHNNACEVVNKCVGDLDAQSDKQRFIELYNSAFMLPKKFEFQPYRGDEVQQVSAQKSVQDDILQRYHAIGDRLRDLRLENDEVWKTLEETEKSLNDKINIKDYDVSTFFLEENHPPKSPHEAAKRRGDRIELEGFYLEKFHRYTLSCNQIARLQAKYSAIQKALGDNLSTNSGSRPPSLPPKPKKRRIGRSQMVGQPKLFGGSLEEYIEATSMDIPLVIRSCVRAINLYGMHHQGIFRISGAQVEINEFKAEFEKGDDPLVDVDPSDINSVAGVLKLYFRELREPLFPLRLFEELICCSQLQEQQRIEKIKELLATLPRCIIIVMRYLFSFLNHLSEYSDENMMDAYNLAICFGPTLLPIPPDRDQVSFQSNVHEVVKTMIVHQEDLFSGDDTGGMMYEKCILEDRDVADDTEGEQSSIHSDEEDEDDDSEIFEAISLYDFDGRTDRELSFKKGRSLLLYNKVSQDWWEGVCEGKEGLIPDKYIHIKHLYGSSSPCLIRPEDKRSLLDEDKMSMSSSTIRSTKSEDSKSMERSQSVPTPKESSPSIASVSSSSSSQTSKSVESKDTSSSSDSVSFSVDVPSPAPAPATTPDDKIESSVQTTETVNTVSLCNSDTTVLEDKKATEKTIAVEKITEELTADIDNALAEVVSGLHMLEMQQINDKRLSLPNVKVNKQSAKHTPDLVLDLPEGSNSSPSGDGSEPDSPTSTADTFAKSNQGTLKKANSMPRTLTGDRFYTPSGQDVLLETSFMSQQPLLSTFHVKSQQGRKSAPESPRPTTESIMSMSVSSISSISSSAVPVPPVSLPTSYSPSTAHTTHQATPPPVAEKPKLPPKVKPPVMKKPNPADPHRKFSLPTSMTPNPDDSQPQS from the exons ATGAGACCTCTCAAATCGTCAG atatACGCAATCAACTCAACGAACAATTAAGATGTCTCGAGAATCGTCTAGAAATTCAGGTGGCCATGGTACAGGAAATTCAGGAATTTTTCCGACGGAAAGCAGAAGTGGAACTGGAATATTCAAGAAATTTGGAAAAATTAGTGAAAAGTACAAAGTTACGACATcgacaagaaaaacaaaa ACGTGAACATTGGTCCCTGTTCTCCACATTTACATGCTGGCAGCAGCTGTTAGATATTACCAAGAAAGAAAGCCGAGATCATGGTTCCTATGGAGATGTTTGCAATAACCAGTTAGCTCATAGGCTAGGTGACATCATAGACAATTCCAGGAGAATTTTTAATAGA TGTAAAAATGTTGGTGATGAAAGCCATGAAGAAATAATGAAGGCATTAACAGAGTTACAAAGT GCTATGAAAACATATCATGCCTACCAATCAGATAGTAAGTCAGCAGAAGCCAAACTTAAAACTGTAGAAACACAGAAGGCAAAGTTAGAACAACAATTAGCTGGCAAGAACGCTACCAGTAATAGGAAACTTAAGTCATTtaacagacagacagaaaaG aGAGAAACCAAATATATGGATAATAAGAAAAAAGCTTTAAAGGCTAGGAATGATTATTTGTTAGGTATTGAAAGTGCTAATGCGTCCATCAACAGATATTTTGCAGATGATTGCTCTGACCTTATGGAT tgTATGGACTTTGGATACCATAATTCTGTTCGATGTTCAATGTTGGTATATCAGTCATGTCATAAAAATTTAGCCAAGGGACATAACAATGCTTGTGAGGTGGTCAATAAGTGTGTGGGTGACTTAGACGCACAATCTGATAAACAAAGATTTATAGAACTTTACAACTCTGCTTTCATGCTTccaaaaaagtttgaatttcaaccataTCGTGGAGATGAG GTTCAACAAGTTAGTGCTCAGAAATCAGTTCAGGATGATATATTACAACGATACCATGCAATTGGTGATAGGTTACGAGATTTACGTCTGGAAAATGATGAG GTTTGGAAAACTTTGGAAGAGACTGAGAAGTCATTGAATGATAAAATCAACATTAAAGACTATGATGTCTCAACTTTCTTCCTGGAGGAAAACCATCCTCCAAAGTCTCCACATGAAGCTGCCAAAAGAAGGGGGGATAGAATAGAATTAGAGGGGTTTTATTTAGAA aaatttcataGATATACATTAAGTTGCAATCAAATTGCTAGATTACAGGCCAAGTACAGTGCAATACAGAAAGCTCTCGGTGATAACTTGTCTACTAACTCTGG TAGTCGACCACCTTCACTACCCCCTAAGCCAAAAAAGAGAAGAATTGGTCGATCACAGATGGTAGGACAGCCAAAACTATTTGGTGGAAGTCTGGAAGAATATATAGAG GCTACCAGTATGGATATTCCTCTTGTTATTAGAAGTTGTGTTCGGGCAATTAATCTTTATG ggATGCATCATCAAGGCATTTTCCGTATATCTGGTGCTCAAGTAGAAATTAATGAATTTAAAGCGGAATTTGAAAAAG GAGATGATCCTTTGGTAGATGTAGACCCCAGTGACATTAACTCTGTGGCTGGTGTACTCAAGTTATACTTCAGAGAATTACGAGAACCTTTATTTCCTTTACGCCTCTTTGAGGAACTCATATGTTGTAGTC AATTACAAGAACAACAAAGGATAGAAAAGATAAAGGAATTACTAGCTACTCTACCTAGATGTATTATAATTGTTATgagatatttgttttcattcctCAATCA TTTATCAGAATACTCAGATGAAAACATGATGGATGCCTATAACTTGGCTATATGTTTTGGACCAACTCTGTTACCCATCCCACCAGACAGGGACCAGGTGTCATTTCAAAGTAATGTCCATGAAGTTGTAAAGACTATGATAGTCCACCAAGAAGATCTATTCTCTGGTGATGATACTGGGGGAATGATGTATGAGAAATGTATTCTGGAAGACAG gGATGTAGCAGATGATACAGAGGGAGAACAGTCATCTATACATAGTGATGAGGAGGACGAAGATGATG attCAGAGATCTTTGAAGCCATATCATTATATGATTTTGATGGACGTACAGATAGAGAATTGTCATTTAAGAAAGGACGAtctttacttttatataataaagtgtCTCAAGATTGGTGGGAAGGTGTATGTGAGGGGAAAGAAGGTCTCATAcctgataaatatatacatataaaacattt ATATGGATCATCATCTCCATGTTTAATAAG aCCAGAAGACAAAAGATCCTTATTAGATGAAGATAAAATGAGCATGTCTTCTAGTACGATAAGAAGTACTAAATCTGAGGACTCCAAATCAATGGAGAGATCACAAAGTGTTCCTACACCTAAAGAAAGTAGTCCTTCAATAGCTTCTGTTTCATCAAGTTCTTCATCACAAACTTCTAAGTCTGTAGAATCAAAAGATACTTCTTCATCAAGTGATTCAGTGTCATTCTCTGTTGATGTCCCGTCTCCAGCGCCGGCTCCAGCTACGACCCCTGACGACAAGATAGAATCAAGTGTTCAAACCACAGAGACTGTCAACACAGTTTCATTATGTAATAGTGACACAACTGTGCTGGAAGATAAAAAAGCAACGGAAAAAACTATTGCAgtagaaaaaataacagaagAATTGACCGCTGATATAGACAATGCTTTGGCTGAAGTCGTTTCTGGATTACATATGCTGGAGATGCAACAGATTAATGATAAAAGACTGAGTCTACCAAACGTTAAAGTTAACAAACAATCTGCAAAACATACACCTGACTTAGTGCTAGATCTCCCTGAGGGATCAAACTCCTCACCATCTGGTGATGGTAGTGAACCAGACAGTCCTACGAGTACTGCTGATacttttgcaaaatcaaatcaaGGAACTCTAAAGAAGGCTAATTCAATGCCAAGGACTTTAACTGGAGACAGGTTTTATACACCGTCGGGACAAGATGTGTTGCTAGAAACAAGTTTTATGTCTCAGCAACCATTGTTATCCACGTTCCATGTCAAATCTCAACAGGGACGTAAAAGTGCTCCAGAATCGCCAAGACCTACTACTGAATCAATCATGTCAATGAGTGTTTCATCGATATCATCGATATCATCTTCAGCAGTACCAGTTCCCCCTGTATCCCTTCCTACATCTTACTCACCATCTACTGCTCATACAACTCATCAGGCAACTCCACCTCCAGTGGCTGAAAAGCCTAAACTACCACCGAAAGTCAAACCACCTGTCATGAAGAAACCAAATCCAGCAGATCCGCATAGAAAATTTTCACTTCCCACTTCAATGACACCGAACCCTGATGATTCTCAACCTCAGTCATAG